The region GTGCTACCAAGAAATACGGTTGTCCATTCAAAATTAGGTCAACAACAAAAGATGGTTTTCATTGGAAGATTGACGTAAAATATGGACTTCACAACCATGGTTTACCGGATAGATTTGAAGGTCATTCATTTGTATGTCGACTTAATGCTAATGATCAACAACATATTGTTAATTTGACAAAACATCATGTTCCACCAAGACACATATTATTGTTATTGCAAGAACGAGATCCAGAGAACGTGACTCGAATCACCCAAATATATAAACATAAGAGTAAGATGCAGAAAGACATCAGGGGTCCTAGAACAGAAATGCAACAGTTGTTTAAGTTGATAGAGGATTCAAATTATGTTTATTGGAGTAGGAAAAAAGACGAGTCAGAAGTTGTGAGAGAGATCTTCTGGGCCTACCCAGAATCTGTGAAGTTGTTGAATATGTTTCCTGGTGTGTTGATTATGGGCAGTACGTATAAGACAAATAAGTACAGGCAACCTTTGTTTGAAGTAATTGGTATGACATCAACTGAGTTAACATTTGTTGTTGCATTTGCCTATATGGAATCTGAGAAAACAGAGATTTTTTTTGGTATTGGATAAGTTGAAAAAACTGTTTACTAAGCAAGGATTATAGCCACAAGTGATTTTAATtgatagagatcttgctttgatgaaagaAATTGAAACAATATTTCCAAGGACAGTTAATTTGCTTTGTCGATTTCACATCAACAAAAATCTGAAAGCAAAGTGAAAGGAGTATGTTGTGAATGATATCTGAGAGCCAATAGAGAAACTATGATGAACTTGTAAGGGCTAATGATGAGGTAGAGTACCATCAGCAGTTGCAACATCTTGAGTACGTATGTATGGATTTTAGACAATTGTTTtattatgtgaaa is a window of Lathyrus oleraceus cultivar Zhongwan6 chromosome 6, CAAS_Psat_ZW6_1.0, whole genome shotgun sequence DNA encoding:
- the LOC127096367 gene encoding protein FAR1-RELATED SEQUENCE 5-like — protein: MWIMEVGIRNRVTIIVTRLDTETDKRGRSDKVIFGCDKGRKYKEGNSETQSATKKYGCPFKIRSTTKDGFHWKIDVKYGLHNHGLPDRFEGHSFVCRLNANDQQHIVNLTKHHVPPRHILLLLQERDPENVTRITQIYKHKSKMQKDIRGPRTEMQQLFKLIEDSNYVYWSRKKDESEVVREIFWAYPESVKLLNMFPGVLIMGSTYKTNKYRQPLFEVIGMTSTELTFVVAFAYMESEKTEIFFDHIKPFIDDNVDVKSDGNCGFRFITSLHGYGEDGWSMVRRDLDNEIRGSRSSLYEKLFGSRL